A section of the Bifidobacterium sp. ESL0728 genome encodes:
- a CDS encoding NAD(P)-dependent alcohol dehydrogenase: MKAVVLEKKGVINVRDVADVGTPGPGELKIAPHSVGICGSDVHYYTHGRVGKYIVKKPMILGHEASGTVLEVGPGVKGFRPGDRIAMEPGIPDMNSRATKLGLYNIDPSVRFFATPPVDGCLCDDVIHPAAFTYKLPDNMTYEEGALLEPLSVGLWAATKAAIKPGDIGVVTGAGTACMLTAACALAGGCSKVLISDTSAVKLDIASKIPGITPVDITKEDLLERVKEETDGWGADRAFEASGNVRSYDNFWKLGAPGNTSVIIGIPADGKVPMDITEVQARETRIENVFRYANVYQKAIDLVSAGKINLKPFISKVYPMEQAKDAFDRVVEAHPEDVKIQIQVAE, translated from the coding sequence ATGAAGGCTGTGGTTCTTGAGAAAAAGGGTGTCATCAACGTCCGCGACGTCGCGGATGTGGGGACGCCGGGGCCCGGTGAGCTGAAGATTGCGCCCCATAGCGTCGGCATCTGCGGTTCCGACGTCCACTACTATACGCACGGGCGCGTCGGCAAGTATATCGTTAAGAAGCCGATGATTCTCGGGCACGAAGCCTCCGGCACCGTCTTGGAAGTCGGACCTGGAGTCAAAGGGTTCAGGCCCGGTGACCGCATCGCGATGGAACCCGGCATCCCCGACATGAACTCGCGCGCCACCAAGCTCGGTCTCTACAACATCGACCCGAGCGTGCGCTTCTTCGCCACCCCGCCGGTCGACGGCTGCCTGTGTGACGACGTGATTCACCCGGCCGCTTTCACGTATAAGCTACCGGACAACATGACTTACGAAGAGGGCGCTCTGCTTGAACCGCTTTCCGTAGGTCTGTGGGCCGCGACGAAGGCTGCAATCAAGCCAGGAGACATCGGCGTGGTCACCGGTGCCGGCACCGCCTGCATGCTCACCGCGGCTTGCGCGCTTGCAGGCGGTTGCTCGAAAGTCCTAATTTCCGACACTTCCGCGGTCAAGCTCGACATCGCCTCCAAGATCCCGGGAATCACTCCCGTTGATATCACCAAAGAGGACCTGCTTGAGCGCGTCAAGGAGGAGACCGACGGCTGGGGCGCCGACCGAGCATTCGAGGCGTCCGGCAACGTACGTTCGTATGACAACTTCTGGAAGCTCGGGGCCCCGGGCAACACCTCCGTAATTATCGGCATCCCGGCCGACGGCAAGGTTCCGATGGATATCACCGAGGTGCAGGCGCGCGAAACGCGAATCGAAAACGTGTTCCGTTATGCCAACGTCTATCAGAAGGCGATCGACCTGGTCTCGGCCGGCAAGATCAACCTCAAGCCCTTCATTTCCAAGGTCTACCCGATGGAGCAGGCCAAAGACGCGTTCGACCGCGTAGTCGAAGCCCATCCCGAGGATGTCAAGATCCAGATCCAGGTAGCCGAGTAG
- a CDS encoding Fic family protein, translating to MKYNDIATTFHMASISEEPAKFAEKEYRNRLELPSTFKTNIILEGSHSVFAVLFRESIMLISDILHRESHVDGIWQQLPGVARKAYLSDLLTEELLSTNLMEGVQSTRQEVSAALQSVDKPSSHTRFSEFAKLYTGLNSKDALQLPESLVDIRDIYDKVVQGELDEGTEPDGELFRKDQVYIHDISTGREIHRGLPSEISIQTALTQMLIFMHKENIPSLVKAIICHYAFEYIHPFYDGNGRTGRFLLALQLREHLSAPTALSLSPVIAGNKQIYYKAFENAENPLNCSELSFFVYQMLQFIQIAQKQLEDSLQEKDYALGNASRAAAEFAEQNHLDKTSDAILSMLIQQRLFHEQSPELTRTVFARYEGVGQVKIRTKLQSLIEKGLVSTVGKRPIYYELSDKACELFGIV from the coding sequence ATGAAATATAACGATATCGCCACTACGTTTCACATGGCTTCAATATCAGAAGAGCCTGCAAAATTTGCTGAAAAAGAATATAGAAATCGTCTAGAACTCCCCTCAACTTTTAAAACAAATATCATACTGGAAGGTTCTCATTCAGTTTTCGCCGTATTGTTTCGTGAATCCATTATGCTGATCAGCGATATACTCCATCGTGAATCCCATGTAGATGGCATCTGGCAGCAACTCCCTGGTGTCGCGCGTAAGGCTTATCTCAGCGATTTGCTAACTGAAGAGTTACTCAGCACCAATCTCATGGAAGGCGTGCAATCAACGAGGCAGGAAGTAAGCGCCGCCCTGCAATCTGTCGATAAGCCATCCTCGCATACCAGATTTAGTGAATTCGCAAAATTGTACACAGGGCTCAACAGCAAAGATGCCTTGCAATTGCCGGAATCGCTTGTCGATATACGCGATATTTACGACAAAGTTGTACAAGGCGAATTGGATGAAGGCACGGAACCGGACGGCGAATTATTCCGCAAAGATCAAGTCTATATTCATGACATATCCACAGGCCGTGAAATCCATCGTGGTCTGCCTTCAGAAATAAGCATCCAAACAGCACTCACTCAGATGTTGATTTTCATGCACAAAGAAAATATTCCGTCATTAGTAAAAGCAATTATCTGTCACTATGCCTTCGAATACATTCATCCTTTTTATGACGGCAACGGTAGAACCGGAAGGTTCCTATTGGCGTTACAGCTTCGAGAACATCTATCCGCGCCTACGGCATTATCGTTAAGTCCGGTAATCGCTGGAAACAAACAAATCTACTATAAGGCGTTTGAGAATGCCGAAAATCCGCTGAATTGTTCCGAACTCTCGTTCTTTGTGTATCAGATGCTGCAATTTATACAAATCGCGCAGAAACAACTTGAGGATAGTTTACAAGAAAAGGATTATGCTTTAGGCAATGCCTCAAGAGCTGCAGCCGAATTTGCCGAACAAAACCATCTAGATAAAACATCCGATGCCATACTCAGTATGTTAATCCAACAACGTTTATTCCATGAGCAGTCACCAGAATTGACTCGAACTGTATTCGCACGATATGAGGGTGTTGGTCAAGTGAAAATTCGCACGAAACTCCAATCACTCATAGAAAAGGGCTTGGTGTCAACCGTCGGCAAAAGGCCGATATATTATGAACTTTCCGATAAAGCCTGCGAATTATTCGGCATTGTCTGA
- a CDS encoding DUF4143 domain-containing protein — protein MQYKPKNRRITRERQLTAKLAEQLACQELVAAGFRPDYWTDTNATHELDFVTQLADKVVPIEVKAGTNLTAARLKYAMKKFDLPTAVRFSSLAPRHDGAIYDLPLYAVSTVSKFGE, from the coding sequence CTAAGAACCGCAGAATAACAAGGGAACGACAACTGACGGCGAAACTTGCCGAGCAACTCGCTTGCCAGGAACTCGTCGCGGCGGGTTTCAGGCCAGATTACTGGACCGATACCAACGCCACCCACGAACTCGACTTCGTCACCCAGCTCGCCGACAAAGTCGTGCCGATCGAGGTAAAAGCCGGCACGAACCTCACCGCCGCCAGGCTCAAATACGCGATGAAGAAGTTCGATTTGCCAACCGCAGTCCGTTTCTCGTCGCTAGCCCCGCGTCACGACGGTGCCATCTACGATTTGCCGCTGTATGCGGTCAGCACGGTAAGTAAGTTTGGGGAATAG
- a CDS encoding FAD-dependent oxidoreductase: MKQQDDLYDVVVIGGGPAGLTAGLYLARARYRVLILEKEEYGGQITITNEVVNYPGIAKTDGRTLTETMRQQAEDFGAEFMAAEATGIDVHGDIKTVHTNRGDLKTFGILVATGANPRKIGFQGEAEYAGRGISYCATCDGEFFNGMEVVVVGGGFSAAEESVFLTKYASKVTILVRGDDFTCDASVSNEAKNDQNIEIHYNTEMKSVSAGEGGLVSAVFHNRKTGEDTEWKPSKSKNFGVFVFAGYVPQTDILKGVIDLDDHGYVITHDYLETSAAGVYAAGDLREKNLRQVVTAVSDGAVAGVELERYAKDLSEKTGLVPPRPTSSNYEKREAEEARKAANSGTSPAPAAAPDAAGAAGQAAGPVKTSGFFDDAIRKQLDVVFGRMSQPLVLELSLDKTKLSQELKGFIEELVGLSGGKLTSVVAPEPADGEEDAEGRAKFDVEGVMPMARPCVRLCKVDASGKLRPTGLAFHGVPSGHEFNSFVLALYNAAGPGQSVDNDTQQRIEKLDADGGTTDVMVLVSLTCTMCPTTVLSSQRIAADNPNVKAEAYDISHFPELQSQYGAMSVPCIVVNKTAPDGTTSQKIEFGKKTVPQMLDLIDEA; this comes from the coding sequence ATGAAGCAACAAGACGATTTGTACGACGTAGTGGTTATTGGCGGAGGTCCGGCAGGTCTTACCGCCGGTCTCTATCTCGCGCGTGCGCGGTATCGCGTGCTTATCCTTGAAAAGGAAGAGTATGGCGGCCAGATCACCATCACCAATGAAGTGGTCAATTATCCTGGCATCGCCAAAACGGACGGTCGCACATTGACCGAAACCATGCGCCAGCAAGCCGAGGATTTCGGTGCTGAGTTCATGGCGGCCGAAGCCACCGGAATTGACGTTCACGGAGATATCAAGACCGTTCACACCAACCGCGGCGACCTGAAAACCTTCGGTATTCTGGTGGCTACGGGCGCGAACCCCCGTAAGATCGGCTTCCAAGGAGAGGCCGAATACGCCGGTCGCGGCATTTCCTATTGCGCGACCTGCGATGGCGAATTCTTCAACGGCATGGAGGTCGTTGTCGTTGGCGGCGGCTTTTCCGCGGCTGAGGAATCCGTTTTCCTCACCAAATATGCCAGCAAGGTCACGATTCTGGTGCGCGGCGACGATTTCACCTGCGATGCCTCCGTCTCCAACGAGGCCAAGAACGACCAGAATATCGAGATTCACTACAACACCGAGATGAAGTCGGTTTCGGCAGGCGAAGGTGGCCTGGTAAGTGCTGTGTTCCACAACCGCAAAACCGGCGAGGACACGGAATGGAAGCCGAGCAAGAGCAAGAACTTCGGTGTTTTTGTCTTTGCGGGTTATGTGCCGCAGACCGACATCCTGAAAGGCGTCATCGATCTTGACGATCACGGCTACGTCATCACGCACGATTATCTCGAGACTTCCGCCGCCGGGGTGTACGCTGCCGGCGACCTGCGTGAGAAGAATCTGCGCCAGGTGGTCACCGCAGTTTCCGACGGAGCCGTCGCAGGTGTGGAACTTGAGCGCTACGCCAAGGATTTGAGTGAGAAGACCGGTCTTGTGCCGCCTCGCCCGACCAGCTCGAATTACGAAAAGCGTGAGGCCGAAGAGGCTAGGAAAGCCGCGAATTCCGGCACTTCCCCGGCTCCGGCTGCTGCGCCTGATGCCGCTGGTGCTGCCGGCCAGGCCGCTGGTCCTGTCAAGACCTCCGGGTTCTTCGACGACGCCATTCGCAAGCAGCTCGATGTGGTCTTCGGCCGTATGAGCCAACCGCTGGTGCTGGAGCTCTCGCTTGACAAGACCAAGCTTTCGCAGGAGCTCAAGGGTTTCATTGAAGAACTTGTCGGATTAAGCGGCGGCAAACTTACTTCGGTTGTCGCGCCTGAACCAGCTGACGGCGAGGAAGACGCGGAAGGCCGTGCCAAGTTCGACGTCGAAGGCGTGATGCCGATGGCTCGTCCTTGTGTCCGCCTGTGCAAGGTGGATGCGAGCGGCAAGCTGCGGCCTACCGGACTTGCGTTCCACGGGGTTCCCAGCGGCCACGAGTTCAACTCGTTCGTGTTGGCGCTATACAACGCGGCCGGCCCCGGCCAGTCCGTCGACAACGATACCCAGCAGCGCATCGAGAAGCTCGACGCGGACGGCGGCACCACCGATGTGATGGTTTTGGTCTCGCTGACCTGCACGATGTGCCCGACCACGGTGCTCTCTTCGCAGCGCATCGCCGCCGACAACCCGAACGTGAAGGCCGAGGCATACGACATCTCGCACTTCCCCGAGCTGCAGAGCCAGTACGGCGCGATGAGCGTCCCCTGCATCGTCGTCAACAAGACCGCGCCTGACGGCACGACCTCGCAAAAGATCGAGTTCGGCAAGAAGACGGTCCCGCAAATGCTGGATCTCATCGACGAAGCGTAG
- a CDS encoding redoxin domain-containing protein, with translation MTMLQHELTDFTANIYQNNEFSKLTKADVLGHWSLIFFYPNDFSFVCPTELEDLADHYEDFKKAGCEIYGVSHDTEFVHKAWHEANEKIAKIQFPMVADPTNTLSRDLDSYDEVNGQAERGDFILSPEGKVVAYEVISSNVGRNAEEILRRVEASQFVYEHGDQVCPAKWEPGDETIAPSLDLVGQL, from the coding sequence ATGACCATGCTTCAGCATGAATTGACCGATTTCACGGCCAACATTTATCAGAACAACGAGTTCAGCAAGCTCACCAAGGCGGATGTGCTCGGCCACTGGTCCCTGATTTTCTTCTATCCCAACGATTTCAGCTTCGTCTGCCCCACCGAGCTCGAAGATCTTGCCGATCACTATGAGGACTTCAAGAAGGCCGGCTGTGAGATCTACGGCGTCTCCCACGACACCGAATTCGTCCACAAGGCTTGGCACGAGGCCAACGAGAAGATCGCGAAGATCCAGTTCCCGATGGTCGCCGACCCCACCAACACGCTTTCCCGCGATCTCGACAGCTATGACGAGGTCAACGGCCAGGCCGAGCGCGGCGATTTCATCCTGAGCCCTGAAGGCAAGGTTGTGGCCTACGAGGTCATCTCCTCCAACGTCGGCCGCAACGCGGAAGAGATCCTGCGCCGCGTCGAGGCCTCTCAGTTCGTTTACGAGCACGGAGACCAGGTCTGCCCCGCCAAGTGGGAGCCGGGTGACGAGACCATCGCCCCGAGCCTCGACCTTGTCGGCCAGCTCTGA